One Mycolicibacterium crocinum DNA window includes the following coding sequences:
- a CDS encoding HugZ family protein → MASRDHGDPGDAPSVPPPLTAVVDATRPSAAEEARSIAASTNTATLASLTATGDPWASFVTYGLLDGQPVLCVSKMAEHGRNLAGDPRASLAIVAPTTETDPLASGRITLAGVVERPTGDEAHAARDAHLAAVAAAKYYVDYSDFTLWVLRVHRVRWVGGYGRMDSATAADYAAATADPVRPQAAGAIAHLNADHADSLAEMARALGGYPDATAAVCTGIDRYGLDLRVDTPRGAGYTRVGFGGPLSSADELRSASVQLVQRARCGS, encoded by the coding sequence GTGGCATCCCGTGACCATGGCGACCCGGGCGACGCCCCCTCGGTCCCGCCGCCGCTGACCGCCGTCGTCGACGCGACCCGGCCCTCGGCGGCCGAGGAGGCGCGCAGCATCGCGGCGTCGACCAATACCGCGACGCTGGCGTCGCTCACGGCTACCGGCGATCCGTGGGCCTCGTTCGTCACCTACGGACTGCTCGACGGGCAGCCGGTGCTGTGCGTGTCGAAGATGGCCGAGCACGGCCGCAACCTCGCCGGCGATCCCCGCGCCAGTCTGGCCATCGTCGCGCCGACCACCGAGACCGATCCCCTGGCCAGTGGTCGGATCACCCTGGCCGGGGTAGTCGAACGCCCGACCGGGGACGAAGCACACGCGGCGCGTGACGCGCACCTGGCTGCCGTCGCGGCCGCGAAGTATTACGTGGACTACTCGGACTTCACCCTGTGGGTGTTGCGCGTCCACCGCGTGCGCTGGGTGGGCGGCTACGGCCGGATGGATTCCGCGACCGCGGCGGACTACGCGGCAGCCACCGCTGACCCGGTGCGCCCGCAGGCCGCCGGCGCGATCGCCCACCTCAACGCCGACCACGCCGACTCGCTGGCGGAGATGGCACGTGCCCTCGGCGGCTACCCCGATGCGACTGCCGCGGTCTGCACCGGCATCGACCGCTACGGACTCGATCTGCGCGTCGACACCCCGCGTGGTGCCGGATACACCCGCGTCGGGTTCGGCGGACCGTTGTCGTCAGCCGACGAATTACGTTCGGCCTCAGTACAATTGGTGCAGCGCGCCCGATGCGGGAGCTAG
- a CDS encoding LLM class F420-dependent oxidoreductase, with protein MTDRPTIDFPARIGVWWASESWPMPAAVEVAQEIEELGYGSLFIPEVGLKDCMVQSAIFLAGTQRLVLGTGIANIHAWLATIAEGGGRSLTAAYPGRFVLGLGVSHGPLVENMLGGTYAKPLATMRGYLERMAGLPEFVEPGSGRPTRLLAALGPKMIELSGTHADGAHPYLVLPEQTATTRDILGPDKWVVSEQAIVVGESADEQMRRAHLHLEVYSGLPNYRNSWLRQGFDESDLVRGGSDRLAGRIVGQGSVEQAAASVTAHLDAGADHVVVQVLGDGDPSWDPRPALRELAGALNLRG; from the coding sequence TTGACTGACCGCCCGACCATCGACTTCCCGGCCCGAATCGGCGTGTGGTGGGCGAGCGAGAGTTGGCCGATGCCCGCGGCCGTCGAGGTGGCACAGGAGATCGAAGAGCTCGGCTACGGATCGTTGTTCATCCCCGAGGTCGGACTCAAGGACTGCATGGTGCAGTCGGCGATCTTCCTGGCCGGGACGCAGCGCCTGGTGCTCGGCACCGGGATCGCCAACATTCACGCCTGGTTGGCCACCATTGCCGAAGGCGGCGGCCGCAGCTTGACCGCCGCCTACCCGGGCCGGTTCGTCCTCGGTCTCGGTGTCAGCCACGGCCCGCTGGTGGAGAACATGCTTGGCGGCACCTACGCCAAGCCGCTGGCGACCATGCGCGGCTATCTCGAACGGATGGCCGGTCTGCCGGAATTCGTCGAGCCGGGCTCGGGACGGCCGACCCGTCTACTCGCCGCCCTGGGCCCCAAGATGATCGAGCTGTCGGGCACCCACGCCGACGGCGCGCACCCGTATCTGGTGCTGCCCGAACAAACCGCGACCACTCGCGACATCCTCGGACCGGACAAGTGGGTGGTGTCCGAGCAGGCCATTGTCGTCGGCGAGAGCGCCGACGAGCAGATGCGCAGGGCGCACTTACATCTCGAGGTGTATTCGGGTCTGCCGAACTATCGCAACTCATGGCTGCGGCAGGGCTTCGACGAATCGGATCTGGTGCGCGGCGGTTCCGATCGGCTCGCCGGCCGCATCGTCGGCCAGGGCTCGGTCGAGCAGGCGGCCGCATCAGTGACAGCGCACCTCGACGCCGGCGCGGACCATGTGGTGGTGCAGGTGCTCGGCGACGGCGACCCGTCCTGGGATCCGCGCCCGGCGCTGCGTGAACTGGCCGGCGCGCTGAACCTCAGGGGTTGA
- a CDS encoding VWA domain-containing protein, with amino-acid sequence MEAVNSLSLSGFASPWLFLYLGVVALAVVIYILVQRTRRRRVLRFANMAVLEQVAAGQKPRRWRHLPAALVVAALALLTTAMAGPTADVRIPRNRAVVMLVIDVSESMSATDVAPSRIEAAREAGKHFADMLTPGINLGLVKFSSGATLLVAPTTDREQVKQAIGKLVPEPRTATGEGIFTALQAIATTGAVMGGGDGPPPARIVLESDGKETVPPDLDAPRGAFTAAQAAKEQGVPISTISFGTPDGIVEVDGQSIPVPTDDASLARIADLSGGQAFRAESLGELNRVYSTLDEQIGYQVVRGDASAGWVALGALALALSVGAGILLNRRLPS; translated from the coding sequence GTGGAAGCTGTGAATTCGCTGTCACTTTCGGGCTTCGCATCCCCGTGGTTGTTCCTGTACCTCGGGGTCGTCGCGCTCGCCGTGGTGATCTACATCCTGGTTCAGCGGACCCGACGCAGACGGGTGCTGCGCTTCGCGAACATGGCGGTGCTGGAGCAGGTCGCCGCCGGCCAGAAGCCACGTCGGTGGCGGCATCTGCCGGCCGCCCTAGTGGTGGCGGCCCTGGCGCTGCTCACCACCGCGATGGCCGGGCCTACCGCCGATGTGCGTATCCCTCGCAACAGGGCTGTCGTCATGCTCGTCATCGATGTGTCCGAATCGATGTCGGCCACCGACGTCGCGCCGAGCCGGATCGAGGCGGCCCGCGAGGCCGGTAAGCACTTCGCCGACATGCTCACGCCGGGTATCAATCTCGGTCTGGTGAAGTTCTCGTCGGGGGCCACGCTGTTGGTCGCGCCGACCACCGACCGCGAGCAGGTCAAGCAGGCGATCGGCAAGCTGGTTCCCGAACCGCGTACCGCGACAGGTGAGGGCATTTTCACTGCGCTGCAGGCGATTGCGACCACCGGCGCGGTCATGGGCGGCGGTGACGGTCCGCCTCCGGCTCGCATCGTGCTCGAGTCCGACGGTAAGGAAACGGTGCCGCCGGATCTGGATGCGCCACGCGGTGCGTTCACCGCCGCGCAAGCGGCCAAGGAACAAGGTGTGCCGATCTCGACGATCTCCTTCGGCACGCCGGACGGCATCGTCGAGGTCGACGGTCAGTCGATTCCGGTTCCCACCGACGACGCATCGCTGGCCAGAATCGCCGATCTCAGCGGTGGCCAAGCGTTTCGCGCGGAAAGCCTGGGCGAGCTCAACCGGGTGTATTCGACCCTTGACGAACAGATCGGCTACCAGGTGGTGCGCGGTGACGCCAGCGCGGGCTGGGTCGCACTCGGCGCGCTGGCGCTTGCGTTGTCAGTCGGTGCCGGCATTCTGCTGAACCGGCGACTGCCCTCCTGA
- a CDS encoding TetR/AcrR family transcriptional regulator: MIPDAQWGVERSRPLRADAERNRERIVTAAARLFAEQGLSVPLEDVARAAGVGVATLYRRFPTRTDLAIAAFERNMASYEEAVDKALENPNPWEAFQNLVYQVCALQASDPGLRALLTTAFPASSVIEQRATEAMDKLGQVIARAQQDGTLRPDIGVGDIVVMLLADQGVLEATREHAPDAWRRFAALMVDAFRVGPREGLPPPTPAEELRSSIAMLTGDTLRFESLPPTEPANPRSDFD; the protein is encoded by the coding sequence GTGATTCCGGACGCACAATGGGGTGTCGAGCGATCCAGGCCACTTCGGGCCGACGCCGAACGCAACCGCGAGCGGATAGTCACCGCTGCCGCGCGACTGTTTGCTGAGCAAGGGTTGTCAGTTCCCTTGGAGGACGTCGCCCGCGCCGCGGGTGTGGGCGTGGCGACCCTCTACCGACGCTTTCCCACCCGCACCGACCTCGCGATCGCTGCGTTCGAGCGCAATATGGCGTCGTATGAAGAAGCCGTCGACAAGGCACTCGAGAACCCGAACCCGTGGGAAGCCTTCCAGAACCTCGTCTACCAGGTGTGCGCGCTGCAGGCCTCCGACCCCGGGCTGCGGGCGCTGCTGACCACCGCGTTCCCGGCCAGCTCGGTAATCGAACAGCGCGCCACCGAAGCCATGGACAAACTCGGCCAGGTCATCGCCCGCGCTCAGCAAGACGGGACGCTGCGGCCGGACATCGGCGTCGGCGACATCGTGGTGATGCTGCTTGCCGACCAGGGCGTGCTCGAGGCCACCCGAGAGCACGCACCCGATGCGTGGCGCCGATTCGCCGCGCTGATGGTTGATGCCTTCCGCGTCGGCCCGCGGGAAGGGCTACCGCCACCGACCCCGGCTGAAGAGCTCCGCAGTTCGATCGCCATGCTGACCGGGGATACGTTGCGCTTCGAATCCCTTCCGCCGACCGAACCAGCTAACCCCAGGAGTGACTTTGACTGA
- a CDS encoding MCE family protein gives MSDRDGAAPGWLESRARHWQFSPPLKTAFTVTAVLLTIIVVLVFMQFRGDFTPKTELTLISQRAGLVMDPGSKVTYNGVEVGRVTGVDSIERDGTTQAKLSLNVNPKYVALIPANAIAEVKASTVFGNKYVSFRSPPNPTKQRISSGDVIDVSHVTTEFNTLFETLISISEKVDPVKLNMTLSAAAEALNGLGTKFGQSIVNGNAVLDDVNPQMPQIRSNVRQLSNLADVYIKASPQFWDSLDHAVTTARTLNDQQKDLDAALLASTGFGNTGADIFERGGPYFVRGQADLIPTAQLLDTYSPAIMCTVRNYATSDAKTSAGGNGYSIDFHIGLTGAPNPYVYPDNLPRVNAKGGPGGAPGCWQPITHDFWPAPFLVADYGASLAPYNHFELGQPLLTEYVWGRQVGENTINP, from the coding sequence ATGAGTGACCGCGACGGCGCTGCGCCGGGGTGGCTTGAGTCCCGCGCCCGGCACTGGCAGTTCTCGCCGCCACTGAAGACCGCGTTCACGGTGACAGCCGTTCTGCTCACGATCATCGTGGTGCTCGTTTTCATGCAGTTTCGGGGTGATTTCACCCCGAAGACCGAGCTGACGTTGATCTCGCAACGCGCGGGCCTGGTGATGGACCCCGGTTCGAAGGTCACCTACAACGGCGTCGAGGTCGGCCGCGTCACCGGCGTCGACTCCATCGAACGTGACGGCACCACCCAAGCCAAGCTGTCGCTCAACGTCAACCCCAAGTACGTCGCGCTGATCCCGGCCAACGCCATCGCGGAGGTCAAGGCCAGCACCGTCTTCGGCAACAAGTACGTGTCCTTCCGCAGCCCGCCCAATCCGACCAAGCAGCGCATCTCCAGCGGTGACGTGATCGACGTGTCTCACGTGACGACGGAGTTCAACACGCTGTTCGAGACGCTCATCTCGATCTCGGAGAAGGTCGACCCGGTGAAGCTGAACATGACGCTCAGCGCGGCCGCCGAAGCACTGAACGGACTGGGCACCAAGTTCGGGCAGTCGATCGTCAACGGCAACGCGGTCCTCGACGACGTGAATCCGCAGATGCCGCAGATCCGTAGCAACGTCCGGCAGCTGTCGAACCTGGCCGACGTGTACATCAAGGCCAGCCCGCAGTTCTGGGACTCGCTCGACCACGCGGTCACCACCGCGCGCACGCTCAACGATCAGCAGAAGGATCTGGACGCCGCGCTGCTGGCCTCGACCGGTTTCGGCAACACCGGCGCCGACATCTTCGAGCGCGGCGGCCCGTACTTCGTGCGCGGCCAGGCCGACCTGATCCCGACCGCACAGCTGCTCGACACCTACAGCCCCGCAATCATGTGCACCGTGCGCAACTATGCGACCTCGGACGCCAAGACCTCAGCCGGCGGCAACGGTTACTCGATCGACTTCCACATCGGGCTGACCGGTGCACCCAACCCGTACGTGTATCCCGACAACCTGCCGCGGGTGAACGCCAAGGGCGGTCCGGGTGGAGCGCCCGGCTGCTGGCAGCCGATCACCCACGACTTCTGGCCCGCACCATTCCTGGTGGCCGACTACGGCGCCTCGCTGGCGCCCTACAACCATTTCGAACTGGGCCAGCCCCTGCTCACCGAGTACGTCTGGGGACGTCAGGTCGGCGAGAACACGATCAACCCCTGA
- a CDS encoding cytochrome P450: MAHATSDPVRLPPGPRTPRLVQGIRFLTARRGVVGGLTRRYGPAASLNLPIFGRAVLISDPALIKDLFTTGPDLVGRATNLGEVLGPGSTFSLDGEEHRERRKLLVPPFHGKRMHGYESIVEDEVLREVAGWPEGVEFETLPSMMRITLNAILRAVFGAEGAAFDELREELPQLVEVGSRIALLPRFFRRDFGPRSPGGIMQRHRRRYDEIIDSLIAEVRRDPGFDERSDVLSLMLRARYEDGSAISDRHIADELLTLLTAGHETTATTLAWLVERVRRHPQLLERLTEEVDAGGSELQQATIWEVQRLRPVIDGTSRRALQRIRLGEWVIPEGHVVIVSIPTAHANPDRFTGPSVFDPDRFIGNPPDNYAWIPFGGGIRRCIGAAFANMEMNVTLRTLLREFTFVPTSAPGEAYHSRGIANAPGDGGRAIVYRRSNTTPPDGWAAAGNVLGIASGGQSPVQQNAGTD, encoded by the coding sequence ATGGCGCATGCGACGAGCGATCCGGTACGACTTCCGCCCGGCCCCCGCACCCCGCGACTGGTGCAGGGCATCCGCTTCCTCACCGCTCGGCGAGGGGTGGTCGGCGGCCTGACCCGGCGGTACGGACCGGCGGCCTCGCTGAATCTGCCGATCTTCGGCAGGGCCGTGCTGATCAGCGACCCCGCGCTGATCAAAGACCTCTTCACCACGGGTCCGGACCTCGTCGGCCGGGCCACCAATCTCGGTGAGGTGCTGGGCCCGGGCTCCACCTTCAGCCTCGACGGCGAGGAACACCGGGAGCGACGCAAACTGCTGGTGCCGCCGTTCCACGGCAAGCGCATGCACGGCTACGAGTCCATCGTCGAAGACGAGGTGCTGCGCGAAGTCGCCGGCTGGCCCGAGGGCGTCGAATTCGAAACGCTGCCGTCGATGATGCGGATCACCCTCAACGCGATTCTGCGCGCGGTGTTCGGGGCCGAAGGCGCCGCGTTCGACGAACTCCGCGAGGAGCTACCCCAACTGGTAGAGGTAGGATCTCGGATTGCCTTGCTGCCCAGATTCTTTCGCCGCGATTTCGGCCCGCGCAGCCCCGGCGGAATCATGCAGCGCCACCGACGACGCTACGACGAGATCATCGACTCGTTGATCGCCGAGGTGCGTCGCGACCCGGGGTTCGACGAGCGGTCCGACGTGTTGTCGCTGATGCTGCGGGCGCGCTACGAGGACGGCTCGGCCATTTCCGACCGGCACATCGCCGACGAGCTGCTGACCCTGCTGACCGCCGGACACGAGACGACGGCGACCACTCTGGCCTGGCTGGTCGAACGGGTACGCCGCCACCCGCAGCTGCTGGAGCGGCTGACCGAGGAAGTCGACGCCGGCGGATCCGAACTGCAGCAGGCGACGATCTGGGAAGTGCAGCGGCTGCGGCCCGTCATCGACGGCACATCACGGCGTGCGCTGCAGCGAATCCGCCTCGGCGAGTGGGTGATTCCCGAAGGTCATGTGGTGATCGTCAGCATCCCGACCGCCCATGCGAATCCCGACCGGTTCACCGGTCCGTCGGTGTTCGACCCGGACCGGTTCATCGGCAACCCGCCCGACAACTACGCCTGGATTCCGTTCGGCGGCGGCATCCGCCGCTGTATCGGCGCCGCCTTCGCCAACATGGAGATGAACGTCACGCTGCGAACCCTGTTGCGCGAGTTCACCTTTGTGCCGACCAGTGCGCCGGGGGAGGCCTACCATTCCCGCGGGATCGCCAACGCCCCGGGCGACGGTGGGCGCGCGATCGTCTACCGGCGGTCGAACACCACCCCGCCCGACGGCTGGGCGGCTGCCGGGAATGTGCTTGGAATCGCGTCAGGAGGGCAGTCGCCGGTTCAGCAGAATGCCGGCACCGACTGA
- a CDS encoding SGNH/GDSL hydrolase family protein, protein MALKLEFMSDIGFSRYVAIGDSQTEGLWDGDDTVGVIGFADRLAAILDARYPGVQYANLAIRGKRVIDVLEDQLPRALAMQPDLVTVCVGMNDVTRPGRTFAKAMADLDDVYQQLADSGATVVTTTFPDVAKMLPVGRLIGARIQQVNAVIRAAADRHGFGLVDLYNAESMNETSNWSHDRMHASTRGHRLFADAAAEALNLPGSNHDWAQPSGEAIQDSFWQRMYAQAQWTRGLLIPWIWRHARGRSSGDGRDPKYAVLHPVSDLPFRAQQTA, encoded by the coding sequence ATGGCACTAAAGTTGGAGTTCATGTCGGACATCGGCTTCTCCCGCTATGTCGCGATCGGCGACAGCCAGACCGAAGGTCTGTGGGACGGCGACGACACGGTCGGCGTGATCGGATTCGCTGACCGGCTCGCCGCCATCCTGGACGCCCGCTATCCGGGTGTGCAGTACGCCAATCTCGCGATTCGAGGCAAGCGGGTCATTGACGTCCTCGAGGACCAACTGCCCCGCGCGCTGGCCATGCAGCCGGACCTGGTCACTGTGTGCGTCGGCATGAACGACGTGACGCGGCCCGGCCGCACGTTCGCCAAGGCGATGGCCGATCTCGACGACGTGTACCAGCAGTTGGCCGATTCGGGGGCGACGGTCGTGACGACGACGTTTCCCGACGTCGCCAAGATGCTGCCGGTGGGCCGGTTGATCGGTGCGCGCATTCAGCAGGTCAACGCGGTCATTCGGGCCGCCGCCGACCGGCACGGATTCGGACTGGTCGACCTTTACAACGCCGAGTCGATGAACGAGACGTCGAACTGGAGTCACGACCGCATGCACGCCTCGACGCGCGGCCACCGCCTGTTTGCCGATGCCGCCGCCGAAGCGCTGAATCTGCCCGGTAGCAACCATGATTGGGCGCAACCCAGCGGTGAGGCGATCCAAGACAGCTTCTGGCAACGGATGTACGCGCAGGCTCAGTGGACGCGCGGTTTGCTGATCCCCTGGATCTGGCGGCACGCTCGTGGCCGGTCATCCGGGGACGGCAGGGATCCGAAATACGCTGTGCTACATCCCGTTTCCGACCTTCCGTTCCGCGCACAGCAGACCGCCTGA
- a CDS encoding ABC transporter substrate-binding protein, translating to MKNVRLISVVAAAVVVAAVACAPPEKKGGTTGNGAAAGQATSMADFGGMDGLIAAAKKEGELNVIALPPDWANYGVIIKTFGDKYGIKVNSAQPDAASQDEINAANQQKGRSTAPDVFDLGQSVALANKAMFAPYKVATFDSIPTEMKAVDGSLVNDYGGYMSIGYDSAKVPDLSTVNDLLKPDYKGKVALNGDPTQAGAAFSGVAMVALSQGGSADKIAPGVEFFTKLKQAGNFLPVDPTPATIESGQTPVVIDWDYLNAAETKKLPSWKVFVPQDAVLGGYYFQAINKEAPHPAAARLWQEFLFSDEGQNLYLAGGARPVRADAMVKAGTIDTAAYEKLPPVSGKPVILTQAQTDAATRYLADNWAKAIG from the coding sequence ATGAAGAACGTACGTCTGATCTCTGTTGTCGCCGCCGCTGTCGTGGTCGCCGCCGTTGCCTGTGCTCCACCGGAAAAGAAGGGCGGCACCACCGGCAACGGCGCTGCAGCCGGCCAGGCCACGTCGATGGCCGACTTCGGCGGCATGGACGGCCTGATCGCGGCGGCCAAGAAAGAGGGCGAACTCAACGTCATCGCCCTGCCACCGGACTGGGCCAACTACGGCGTCATCATCAAGACGTTCGGCGACAAGTACGGCATCAAGGTGAACTCGGCGCAACCCGACGCCGCCAGCCAGGACGAGATCAACGCCGCCAACCAGCAGAAGGGCCGCAGCACCGCACCGGACGTCTTCGACCTCGGTCAGTCGGTCGCGTTGGCCAACAAGGCGATGTTCGCCCCATACAAGGTCGCGACCTTCGACAGCATCCCTACCGAGATGAAGGCGGTGGACGGATCGCTGGTCAACGATTACGGCGGCTACATGTCGATCGGCTACGACTCGGCCAAGGTGCCCGATCTGAGCACCGTCAACGATCTGCTGAAGCCGGACTACAAGGGCAAGGTCGCACTCAACGGTGACCCGACCCAGGCCGGCGCCGCGTTCTCCGGTGTGGCCATGGTGGCGCTGTCCCAGGGCGGCTCGGCCGACAAGATCGCCCCCGGGGTCGAGTTCTTCACCAAGCTGAAGCAGGCGGGCAACTTCCTGCCGGTCGACCCGACGCCGGCGACCATCGAGTCGGGCCAGACACCTGTCGTCATCGACTGGGACTACCTCAACGCCGCCGAGACCAAGAAGCTGCCGAGCTGGAAGGTGTTCGTGCCGCAGGACGCGGTGCTGGGCGGCTACTACTTTCAGGCGATCAACAAGGAGGCTCCGCACCCGGCCGCGGCCCGGTTGTGGCAGGAGTTCCTCTTCAGCGACGAGGGGCAGAACCTGTACCTGGCCGGCGGTGCCCGACCGGTGCGCGCCGACGCCATGGTGAAGGCAGGCACGATCGATACCGCCGCCTACGAGAAGCTGCCGCCGGTCAGTGGAAAGCCGGTGATCTTGACCCAGGCCCAGACCGATGCCGCCACCCGCTATCTGGCCGACAACTGGGCCAAAGCGATCGGCTGA
- a CDS encoding ABC transporter permease translates to MGRHVRDALPLVPFGAFITVFLIIPTVTVIVSAFFLDGVFSLQRIGLLFSGTALAALGKSVLLSASTAVIGAVLGAVLARLVVTSAPTSPMRRVVLSLCSVLAQFGGVALAFAFLATIGLNGVLTVWVSDRFGFNLAGDGWLYSMPGLVLVYTYFQIPLMVIVFTPALEGLRSEWREAAVSLGASRWAYWREVGFPLLTPAFLGSALLLFANAFAAYATAAALVSQGSPILPLLIRAALTSEVVLGQSGFAYALALEMVVVVAVVMLAYNVLVRRTSRWLQ, encoded by the coding sequence GTGGGAAGGCATGTGCGCGATGCACTCCCGCTCGTGCCGTTCGGAGCCTTCATCACGGTCTTCCTGATCATCCCGACCGTGACGGTGATCGTGTCGGCGTTCTTCCTCGACGGCGTGTTCTCGCTGCAGCGCATCGGTCTGCTGTTCTCCGGCACCGCGCTGGCCGCCCTCGGGAAGAGCGTGCTGCTCTCGGCGAGCACCGCGGTGATCGGAGCGGTGCTGGGCGCGGTGCTGGCCCGGCTGGTGGTCACCAGTGCGCCCACGTCCCCGATGCGCCGGGTGGTGTTGTCACTGTGCAGCGTGCTGGCCCAATTCGGCGGCGTGGCATTGGCTTTCGCGTTCCTGGCGACGATCGGGCTCAACGGTGTGCTGACGGTCTGGGTGTCCGACCGCTTCGGGTTCAACCTGGCCGGCGACGGCTGGCTCTACTCGATGCCCGGACTGGTTCTGGTCTACACGTACTTCCAGATCCCGCTGATGGTCATCGTCTTCACCCCGGCGCTGGAGGGCCTGCGGTCGGAGTGGCGCGAGGCCGCCGTCAGCCTGGGTGCCTCGCGGTGGGCCTACTGGCGCGAGGTCGGCTTCCCGCTTCTCACACCGGCATTCCTCGGTTCGGCGCTGTTGTTGTTCGCCAACGCCTTCGCCGCCTATGCCACCGCCGCCGCACTGGTCAGTCAGGGCAGCCCGATCCTGCCCCTGCTGATCCGCGCGGCGCTGACCTCCGAGGTGGTGCTCGGCCAGTCCGGCTTCGCCTATGCGCTGGCGCTGGAGATGGTGGTCGTGGTCGCCGTGGTGATGCTCGCCTACAACGTGCTGGTGCGGCGGACCTCGCGGTGGTTGCAGTGA
- a CDS encoding TetR/AcrR family transcriptional regulator: MKSPASVASTAPPEDRAQSTPRQRLVDALADSIADISYSATTVADIVRRARTSRRTFYEYFTDREACLVALLADTNRRAVETISSAVDPGAPWETQIRQAVEAWVANAESQPAVMLSWIRDVPALGMAARTLQREVTESFIVMVRTLSDTEELRAAGIPMVSRQRAIMLIGGLRELTAVTVESGGRMKDVTDEAVAAAIALLGPNRSG; the protein is encoded by the coding sequence GTGAAGTCGCCTGCGTCGGTCGCATCCACGGCGCCGCCCGAAGACCGCGCTCAGTCGACTCCGCGACAACGACTCGTCGACGCCCTGGCCGACTCGATCGCCGACATCAGTTACTCCGCCACCACCGTCGCGGACATCGTGCGCCGCGCGCGGACATCCCGGCGCACGTTCTACGAGTACTTCACCGACCGGGAAGCGTGTCTGGTCGCGTTGCTCGCCGACACCAACCGGCGCGCCGTGGAGACGATCTCGTCCGCTGTCGATCCGGGCGCCCCGTGGGAAACGCAGATCCGGCAGGCGGTCGAGGCGTGGGTCGCCAACGCCGAGTCGCAGCCGGCGGTGATGCTGAGCTGGATCCGCGACGTTCCGGCGCTCGGGATGGCCGCGCGCACGCTGCAGCGGGAGGTCACCGAATCGTTCATCGTGATGGTCCGGACCTTGTCGGACACCGAGGAATTGCGGGCCGCAGGCATCCCGATGGTGTCCCGTCAGCGGGCGATCATGCTGATCGGCGGCTTGCGGGAGTTGACCGCGGTGACGGTCGAGAGCGGCGGCCGGATGAAGGACGTCACGGACGAGGCGGTGGCGGCTGCCATCGCGCTGCTCGGCCCGAACCGCAGCGGTTGA
- a CDS encoding VWA domain-containing protein, which translates to MPGFGPLPLSGLAHPWLLLLAVIPALLAGLYVAAQFRRRQRLRQLGDAAAVQRLATKRPHRLRHLPIALAICALLLLIVALAGPTHQARIPRNRAVVMLVIDVSQSMQAKDVAPTRLRAAQDAAKTFAQQLTPGVNLGLVSFGGNVNLLVSPTPDHAATVTALDKLQPDNSTATGEAMFTALESIQTVSTVLTAGDATLPPARIVLLSDGGENKPANPDNPRGDFTAARAAKDQGVPVSTITFGTQQGVVTLKDDTIGVPSDDTQMKRIAQLSGGQSYRATNIDELNKSYGAVLQQVGYQTVSAPATTGWLRLAVVVLTVAAFLALAVNRNLPA; encoded by the coding sequence TTGCCCGGTTTCGGCCCGTTGCCGTTGAGCGGACTGGCGCATCCCTGGTTGCTGCTACTTGCGGTGATCCCCGCACTGCTCGCCGGACTGTACGTGGCCGCACAATTTCGGCGCAGACAGCGCCTGCGGCAGCTCGGTGACGCGGCGGCCGTGCAGAGGCTTGCGACCAAGCGACCACATCGCTTGCGGCACTTGCCGATTGCGCTGGCAATCTGTGCGCTGCTGCTGCTCATAGTTGCGCTGGCGGGGCCGACCCATCAGGCGCGGATTCCCCGCAATCGTGCGGTCGTGATGCTGGTCATCGACGTGTCGCAGTCCATGCAGGCCAAAGATGTTGCGCCAACTCGTCTGCGGGCCGCGCAGGATGCGGCGAAGACCTTCGCCCAGCAGCTGACCCCGGGCGTGAATCTGGGTCTGGTCTCCTTCGGCGGCAACGTCAATCTGCTTGTCTCGCCCACCCCGGATCACGCGGCCACCGTGACCGCCCTGGACAAGCTGCAACCGGACAACTCCACCGCCACCGGCGAAGCGATGTTCACCGCCCTGGAGTCGATCCAGACCGTGAGCACGGTGCTCACCGCCGGTGATGCGACGCTGCCGCCGGCGCGCATCGTGCTGCTGTCCGACGGCGGTGAGAACAAGCCCGCAAACCCCGACAATCCGCGCGGGGACTTCACCGCCGCGCGGGCGGCCAAGGACCAGGGCGTGCCGGTGTCCACGATCACCTTCGGCACCCAACAGGGCGTGGTGACCCTCAAGGACGACACCATCGGAGTCCCGTCGGACGACACCCAGATGAAGCGGATCGCCCAGCTGTCCGGCGGGCAGAGCTACCGCGCCACCAACATCGACGAATTGAACAAGAGTTACGGCGCTGTGCTCCAACAGGTCGGGTACCAGACCGTGAGCGCCCCGGCGACCACCGGCTGGCTGCGGCTGGCCGTCGTCGTGCTCACCGTCGCGGCGTTCCTCGCGTTGGCGGTGAATCGGAATCTGCCCGCGTAG